One Megamonas hypermegale genomic window carries:
- the gltA gene encoding NADPH-dependent glutamate synthase produces the protein MALVMEKHKMPEQDPKVRAHNFNEVALGYTEELAVAEANRCLHCKVPHCRKGCPVEVDIPEFIAKIKEKDFVGADKKIKESNSLPAICGRVCPQENQCEKYCVMGIKGEAVGIGRLERFVADYCMKNDTEVIEKTVKEDMPKVAIVGSGPAGLACAGDLAKIGYQVTIFEALHTAGGVLSYGIPEFRLPKDDVVKPEIDNLRKIGVKIEVDAVIGKLFTIDDLMQEYNFSAVFVATGAGLPHFMNIPGENFNGVYSSNEFLTRCNLMKAYRFPEYATPIKVGKVVAVVGGGNVAMDSARTALRLGAEHVYIVYRRSEAELPARREEVEHAKEEGIDFRLLNNPVEILGDENGYVTGIRCIKMKLGEPDSSGRRRPVPIEGSEFDLAVDTVVIAIGQGPNPLVQSTTPDMEVNKRGNIVADEETCKTSKEGVFAGGDIVTGAATVILAMGAGKKAAKAIDEYLKEKFSK, from the coding sequence ATGGCTTTAGTAATGGAAAAACATAAAATGCCCGAACAAGACCCTAAAGTTCGTGCGCATAATTTTAATGAAGTTGCACTCGGCTATACAGAAGAACTTGCAGTAGCAGAAGCAAATCGTTGCTTGCATTGCAAAGTGCCTCATTGCCGCAAAGGTTGTCCTGTTGAAGTAGATATTCCAGAATTTATTGCTAAAATAAAAGAAAAAGATTTTGTTGGTGCAGATAAAAAAATAAAAGAATCTAACAGTTTGCCAGCTATTTGTGGTCGTGTATGCCCACAGGAAAATCAATGTGAAAAATATTGTGTAATGGGCATCAAAGGCGAAGCAGTTGGTATCGGTCGTTTAGAAAGATTTGTAGCTGATTATTGCATGAAAAATGATACTGAAGTAATTGAAAAAACAGTTAAAGAAGATATGCCAAAAGTTGCTATAGTTGGTTCTGGCCCTGCGGGACTTGCTTGCGCTGGAGATTTGGCAAAAATAGGCTATCAAGTAACAATCTTTGAAGCACTACATACGGCAGGTGGTGTACTTTCTTATGGTATACCAGAATTTCGTTTGCCAAAAGATGACGTAGTTAAGCCAGAAATAGATAATTTACGTAAAATAGGCGTAAAAATTGAAGTAGATGCTGTCATTGGTAAATTATTCACTATCGATGATTTAATGCAGGAATATAATTTTTCCGCTGTCTTTGTAGCAACAGGTGCAGGCTTACCTCATTTTATGAACATTCCAGGCGAAAATTTCAATGGAGTTTATTCTTCTAATGAATTTTTGACTCGTTGTAATTTAATGAAGGCATATCGTTTCCCTGAATACGCTACACCAATAAAAGTTGGAAAAGTTGTAGCCGTTGTTGGTGGCGGTAACGTAGCAATGGACTCTGCACGTACTGCACTTCGTCTCGGAGCAGAACATGTTTATATTGTATATCGTAGAAGTGAAGCAGAATTGCCAGCACGTCGCGAAGAAGTAGAACATGCTAAAGAAGAAGGTATCGATTTCCGCTTACTTAACAATCCAGTAGAAATCTTAGGCGATGAAAATGGTTATGTAACAGGCATTCGTTGCATAAAAATGAAACTTGGCGAACCAGATAGTTCTGGTAGACGTCGCCCAGTGCCTATTGAAGGTTCAGAATTTGATTTAGCAGTAGACACAGTTGTCATAGCTATTGGTCAAGGACCAAATCCATTAGTTCAATCTACAACACCAGATATGGAAGTAAATAAACGTGGTAATATCGTAGCTGATGAAGAAACTTGCAAGACTTCAAAAGAAGGTGTGTTTGCTGGTGGCGATATTGTAACAGGTGCCGCTACTGTTATTTTAGCTATGGGTGCAGGTAAAAAAGCAGCTAAAGCAATTGATGAATATCTCAAAGAAAAATTTTCTAAATAA
- a CDS encoding flavodoxin family protein: protein MKVLLLNGSRREKGCTYTALCEIAQTLEKNGIESEIIHAVPTTEIVKDVAEKIKTADGLVVGSPVYWASPSGEIISFMDKLASLAGKDLLHKPAAAIASARRAGTTATIDVLNKYFSYYQMPIVSANYWAMVHGNTPEEVKQDAEGLQIMRILATNMAWLLKCIEAGKNAGVEIPEIEAKIMTNFIR from the coding sequence ATGAAAGTTTTGTTATTAAATGGTAGCCGTCGCGAAAAAGGCTGCACTTATACAGCTCTCTGTGAAATCGCACAAACTTTAGAAAAAAATGGTATTGAAAGTGAAATTATTCACGCTGTACCTACTACAGAAATTGTTAAAGATGTTGCTGAAAAAATAAAAACTGCTGATGGTTTAGTAGTTGGCTCTCCTGTATATTGGGCTTCACCATCTGGAGAAATCATTTCATTTATGGATAAACTTGCAAGTTTAGCTGGAAAAGATTTGCTTCATAAACCAGCAGCTGCTATTGCTTCTGCAAGACGCGCTGGTACTACAGCAACAATCGATGTTTTAAATAAATATTTTTCTTATTATCAAATGCCTATCGTATCTGCTAATTATTGGGCAATGGTACATGGTAATACTCCAGAAGAAGTAAAACAGGATGCTGAAGGTTTGCAGATTATGCGAATTCTTGCAACTAATATGGCTTGGCTTTTGAAATGTATCGAAGCTGGTAAAAATGCTGGTGTAGAAATTCCTGAAATTGAAGCTAAAATTATGACAAATTTCATTCGTTAA
- a CDS encoding sulfide/dihydroorotate dehydrogenase-like FAD/NAD-binding protein, which produces MYKILKRKVLHDGILQFTLEAPFIAKKAQPGQFVVLRVNEYGERIPLTIADFNREQGTIDIIFMVIGASTTMLAKLNEGDSILDLVGPLGKKTDIRPGMGTVVCIGGGIGVAPIYPIVRGMREAGNHVIAIMGAKNKDILILKDEMEKVADEVIVTTDDGSFGIKGFVTTALQQLIDKGVDISEVVAIGPVIMMKTVADTTRPYNIKTVVSLNPIMVDGTGMCGGCRVQVGDKIKFACVDGPEFDGHLVDFTNLMERQRMYRPQEAVEKDHICRLEKQVEAMEEK; this is translated from the coding sequence ATGTATAAAATTTTAAAACGCAAAGTTTTACATGATGGAATTTTACAATTTACTTTGGAAGCTCCATTTATTGCTAAAAAAGCGCAACCTGGTCAATTCGTAGTATTGCGTGTTAACGAATACGGTGAACGTATACCGTTGACAATCGCTGATTTTAACCGTGAACAAGGTACTATTGATATCATTTTCATGGTTATTGGTGCTTCAACAACAATGCTTGCTAAATTAAATGAAGGCGATAGCATTTTGGATTTAGTTGGACCACTTGGCAAAAAGACAGATATTCGCCCTGGTATGGGAACTGTTGTTTGCATTGGTGGTGGTATTGGTGTTGCTCCGATTTATCCAATTGTTAGAGGTATGCGTGAAGCTGGCAATCATGTAATTGCTATCATGGGTGCTAAAAATAAAGATATTTTGATTTTAAAAGATGAAATGGAAAAAGTAGCCGATGAAGTTATTGTGACAACAGATGATGGCTCTTTTGGTATAAAAGGTTTTGTAACTACAGCATTGCAACAACTCATCGATAAAGGTGTAGATATTTCAGAAGTCGTAGCTATTGGACCTGTAATCATGATGAAAACTGTAGCAGATACAACTCGTCCATATAATATAAAAACAGTTGTAAGCTTAAATCCAATCATGGTTGATGGTACTGGCATGTGCGGTGGTTGTCGTGTACAAGTTGGCGATAAAATTAAATTTGCTTGTGTAGATGGACCAGAATTTGATGGACATCTCGTAGATTTTACAAATTTAATGGAACGTCAGCGTATGTATCGCCCACAAGAAGCAGTGGAAAAAGACCATATTTGTCGTTTAGAAAAACAAGTTGAAGCAATGGAGGAAAAATAA
- a CDS encoding methylenetetrahydrofolate reductase encodes MTKIAVELVPRDLAIFEEELKAIKADIPDVDFINIPDLLSCDIRSWDGAGIAKKYFKDAVPHLRAMDFDFTCELPIKDKLKKYDIKEVLVIEGDPPQTMTHQVYPTISTDIIKKFSDEMPDIKVYAGIDQYRSSIKEEEYRIRRKMLAGAKGFFTQPFFDMRYLEIYADILDGMDIYWGVSPVLSQRSVSYWRNKNNVIFPKDFEPTLEWNVAFARKVVEFAKAHNQNVYLMPIKAKIMPYLEGVLKNNI; translated from the coding sequence ATGACGAAAATTGCAGTAGAATTAGTACCACGCGATTTAGCTATATTTGAAGAAGAACTTAAAGCGATTAAAGCTGATATTCCTGACGTGGACTTTATAAATATACCAGATTTACTCAGTTGCGATATTCGCAGTTGGGATGGTGCTGGTATTGCTAAAAAGTATTTTAAGGATGCTGTTCCACATTTACGTGCTATGGATTTTGATTTCACATGTGAACTGCCAATAAAAGATAAATTAAAAAAATATGATATTAAAGAAGTACTCGTTATTGAAGGTGATCCACCACAGACAATGACACATCAAGTTTATCCTACAATTAGCACGGATATAATAAAAAAATTTAGTGATGAAATGCCAGATATAAAAGTATATGCAGGTATTGACCAATATAGAAGTAGTATTAAAGAAGAAGAATATCGTATTCGTCGTAAAATGTTAGCTGGAGCAAAAGGATTTTTTACGCAGCCATTCTTCGATATGCGTTATTTAGAAATTTATGCTGATATCTTAGATGGAATGGATATTTATTGGGGTGTATCACCAGTTTTATCACAGCGTTCTGTAAGTTATTGGCGTAATAAAAATAATGTAATTTTCCCAAAAGATTTTGAACCGACTCTTGAGTGGAATGTTGCTTTTGCTCGTAAAGTTGTAGAATTTGCTAAAGCACATAATCAGAATGTATATTTAATGCCGATTAAAGCAAAAATAATGCCTTATCTTGAAGGTGTTTTGAAAAATAATATTTAA
- a CDS encoding pyridoxamine 5'-phosphate oxidase family protein produces the protein MFKQMRRIKQQLSEKECIDILQRQKVGTLALAENGDYPYALPLNYVYYNGKIYFHCAITGHKIDIIKKQNKASFCIIDEDTVVPEKYTTFYRSVIVFGKAEIVEDDAEKMAALKELSYKYISKDDKAHLKEINGAWNRTCVFSLSIDYLSGKEAIELTQQK, from the coding sequence ATGTTTAAACAAATGCGAAGAATAAAGCAACAGCTTTCGGAAAAAGAATGCATAGATATTTTGCAAAGACAAAAAGTGGGTACATTAGCTTTAGCAGAAAATGGAGATTATCCGTATGCTCTGCCACTTAACTATGTATATTACAATGGAAAAATTTATTTTCATTGCGCTATAACAGGTCATAAAATTGATATAATAAAGAAACAAAATAAAGCTTCATTTTGTATAATTGATGAAGATACAGTTGTGCCAGAAAAATACACTACTTTTTATAGAAGCGTGATTGTTTTTGGCAAAGCTGAAATCGTAGAAGATGATGCTGAAAAAATGGCAGCATTAAAGGAATTGTCATATAAATATATTTCGAAAGATGACAAAGCGCATTTAAAAGAAATAAACGGTGCATGGAATAGAACATGTGTGTTTTCTTTATCTATTGATTATTTAAGTGGTAAAGAAGCTATTGAACTTACGCAGCAAAAATAA
- a CDS encoding helix-turn-helix transcriptional regulator — MSTNKINRMLLLFHKLIKGEHIHKADFARTHDVSERSVERDIEDIRIFLSEIHSNDKLIFDKLENVYYLLTTGNNDKLNNIESIVLLKIILGTRALVKKEVEFVIKSLRLNLTPQDRKEIIHSIQDEINNYISPVHNKPLLDMLNNLNKAIMNKMVIKIDYVKDNGTEHERILMPVAFIFSDFYFYLIAFIEGKEYKYPAFFRVDRIKKFSVLNKKIAEDLSKKYDVGKMRYYLQLMYAGELLTIKVKCQNSLVTTFQNMVPDHWLIKDDSNFKIFGAKIFDKGFVHWALSQGAAIEILEPENLRQKIKDEIKKMSEIYKD; from the coding sequence ATGTCGACGAATAAAATCAATAGAATGTTGTTGTTATTTCATAAACTGATAAAAGGCGAACATATACATAAAGCTGATTTTGCAAGAACACATGATGTTAGCGAACGCTCTGTAGAAAGAGACATCGAAGATATACGAATTTTCTTATCAGAAATTCATTCTAATGATAAATTGATTTTTGATAAGCTGGAAAATGTTTATTATTTATTGACTACTGGTAATAATGATAAATTGAACAATATAGAAAGTATTGTTTTATTGAAAATAATACTTGGAACAAGAGCTTTAGTAAAAAAAGAAGTGGAATTTGTAATAAAATCTCTTAGATTGAATTTAACTCCACAAGATAGAAAAGAAATAATACATTCAATACAAGATGAGATTAACAATTACATTTCACCTGTGCATAATAAACCGTTATTAGATATGTTAAATAATTTAAATAAAGCTATTATGAATAAAATGGTTATAAAGATAGATTATGTAAAAGATAATGGTACAGAACATGAAAGAATATTAATGCCAGTTGCCTTTATTTTTTCAGATTTTTATTTTTATTTAATAGCATTTATTGAAGGAAAAGAATATAAATACCCTGCTTTTTTTCGAGTTGATAGGATTAAGAAATTTTCAGTACTCAATAAAAAAATAGCAGAAGATTTATCTAAAAAATATGATGTAGGAAAGATGAGATATTACCTACAACTCATGTATGCTGGCGAGTTATTAACGATAAAAGTAAAATGTCAAAACTCATTGGTAACAACATTTCAGAATATGGTTCCAGACCATTGGTTAATAAAAGATGATAGCAATTTTAAAATATTTGGTGCCAAAATTTTTGATAAAGGTTTTGTACATTGGGCTTTATCACAAGGTGCTGCTATTGAAATTTTAGAACCAGAAAATTTGAGACAAAAGATAAAAGATGAAATAAAAAAAATGAGTGAAATATATAAAGATTAA
- a CDS encoding helix-turn-helix domain-containing protein: MLDSSFTREYKQIGAKIVYYRRLKGYTQETLAFKAGISTSYLSRIERGTYATGISLSTFMKIAKALDVDISKLFEMDF, translated from the coding sequence TTGTTAGATTCATCGTTTACACGGGAATATAAACAAATTGGTGCAAAGATTGTATACTATCGTCGCCTAAAAGGTTATACACAAGAAACATTAGCTTTTAAAGCAGGTATTAGCACATCATATTTATCAAGAATAGAACGTGGTACATATGCAACAGGGATTTCTTTATCAACATTTATGAAAATAGCAAAAGCACTTGATGTAGATATAAGTAAATTGTTTGAAATGGATTTTTAA
- a CDS encoding 3'-5' exonuclease, giving the protein MSLMNFTSIDFETANANRNSACSVAVVVIENGRMTDSYNTLIRPPEMNFEEGNIKIHGITPEMVENAPNFAQIWPVLRTYLDNRIVIAHNSFFDMGVLRSCIWQYHLPKPHFTTACTVQISRKVWPNLPNHKLNTLGEFFQIKFHHHDALDDAKVCAKIPLVAGRTVGANSMEELLQKIGMQAKIFKS; this is encoded by the coding sequence ATGAGTTTAATGAACTTTACTAGTATAGATTTTGAAACAGCAAATGCGAATAGAAATAGTGCTTGTAGCGTAGCTGTAGTTGTAATTGAAAATGGACGAATGACTGATTCATACAATACGCTTATTCGACCACCAGAAATGAATTTTGAAGAAGGAAATATAAAAATTCATGGCATAACACCAGAGATGGTGGAAAATGCACCGAATTTTGCTCAAATTTGGCCGGTACTTCGCACTTATTTAGACAATAGAATTGTCATAGCGCATAACTCATTTTTTGATATGGGAGTTTTGCGCAGTTGTATTTGGCAATATCATTTGCCTAAACCGCATTTTACAACAGCATGTACAGTGCAGATATCTCGAAAAGTATGGCCTAATTTGCCTAATCATAAATTGAATACTTTAGGAGAATTTTTTCAGATAAAATTTCATCATCATGATGCATTAGATGATGCTAAAGTATGTGCTAAAATTCCACTTGTTGCTGGTAGAACAGTTGGCGCTAATAGCATGGAAGAATTGTTGCAAAAAATAGGTATGCAGGCAAAAATTTTTAAATCATAA
- a CDS encoding PAAR-like protein: protein MADYLTENAIFSCNMSPTVIIKCKETSNKKVKYKGTALLTKSAKIDTKAGICPILTAQAQGAPQMCRCSLSGWINYSMNTSAQGTAFLTENSRNSCTYGGIISVKSSGLFFQKVVKGSKASISSVNWLKPFVEVSQKNPDTMPKSIKSVDINNSGSLKAGDFSSQAVNQKKIINTLDFKSNTVQPLVTKDEVKSKPQNLLCNMDKGEKCKQCRYPSASVEVNNDSIKLRRNYENQSDDEKDDYDRYYEDIFDNFTEKYWTDAAHHIISGNQVFKKCQGIVKLANFYNEEYLSGNTAYKGYDINSAKNCIMLISKDVEYSKKVNSNVKKNISAYDAMSTTGIQWHLGGHSYTFNKEEIPILHQRIKLFTKKEARELKNYAELVEEELNKIQISMCRNKVCRATPRQNAAFVTRMNNLSSKIKKYLGDFRIKPHRSYPYYVSLEAFRYTFSLPRTGKIMLVRQGNKENSLLLEKFRIKRFEDTIMDRDKNLDFSRIFNEQDGQNPKEFVFNDEQSKKDCIYFCDNIEHFILIDNPNLNLLPFKIEAENILSLQGIEKMSSEQFLQQHDTEILVFLRNNVVTYTAPVKKIKERLQLGG, encoded by the coding sequence ATGGCTGATTATTTAACAGAAAATGCTATATTTAGTTGCAATATGTCGCCAACAGTAATTATAAAATGTAAAGAAACATCTAATAAAAAGGTAAAATATAAAGGAACTGCATTACTGACAAAAAGTGCAAAGATAGATACTAAAGCAGGAATCTGTCCTATTTTAACAGCACAAGCTCAAGGTGCACCTCAAATGTGCCGTTGTTCTTTATCTGGATGGATAAATTATTCTATGAATACAAGCGCACAAGGAACAGCTTTTTTAACGGAGAATTCGAGAAATTCTTGTACGTATGGAGGAATAATCAGTGTAAAATCAAGTGGATTATTTTTTCAGAAAGTAGTAAAAGGTTCAAAAGCAAGTATTAGTTCAGTAAACTGGTTAAAGCCTTTTGTAGAAGTATCACAAAAAAATCCTGATACGATGCCAAAATCTATAAAATCGGTGGATATAAATAATAGTGGTTCTTTAAAGGCGGGAGATTTCTCATCGCAAGCTGTTAATCAAAAAAAAATAATAAATACATTGGATTTTAAATCAAATACAGTACAACCTTTAGTAACTAAAGATGAGGTAAAATCAAAACCACAAAATTTGTTATGTAATATGGATAAAGGTGAAAAATGCAAGCAGTGCCGATATCCATCAGCTTCAGTAGAGGTAAATAATGATTCTATTAAGCTTAGACGTAATTATGAAAATCAATCTGATGATGAAAAAGATGATTATGACCGTTACTATGAAGATATTTTTGACAATTTCACAGAAAAATATTGGACTGATGCAGCACATCATATAATTTCTGGTAATCAAGTTTTCAAAAAGTGCCAAGGAATAGTAAAGTTAGCTAACTTTTATAATGAAGAGTATTTAAGTGGTAATACTGCATATAAAGGTTATGATATAAATTCTGCTAAAAATTGTATAATGCTTATTTCTAAAGATGTAGAATACAGTAAAAAAGTAAATAGTAATGTCAAAAAGAATATTAGTGCTTATGATGCTATGAGTACAACAGGTATTCAATGGCATTTAGGAGGGCATAGTTATACTTTTAATAAAGAAGAAATACCAATATTACATCAACGAATAAAGTTGTTTACCAAGAAAGAAGCTAGAGAATTAAAGAATTATGCTGAACTTGTAGAAGAGGAACTTAATAAAATACAAATTTCTATGTGTAGAAATAAAGTTTGTCGAGCAACACCACGTCAAAACGCTGCCTTTGTTACTCGTATGAATAATCTTTCATCTAAGATTAAGAAATATTTAGGGGATTTTCGTATAAAACCGCATCGTAGTTATCCATATTATGTATCACTAGAAGCTTTTCGATATACTTTTTCTTTACCGCGTACAGGCAAAATTATGTTGGTTCGTCAAGGTAATAAGGAAAATAGTTTGTTATTAGAAAAGTTTAGAATTAAACGTTTTGAAGATACTATTATGGATAGAGACAAAAATCTTGATTTTAGTAGAATTTTTAATGAACAAGATGGTCAAAATCCTAAAGAATTTGTGTTTAATGATGAACAGTCAAAAAAAGATTGTATATATTTTTGCGATAATATTGAGCATTTTATTTTAATCGATAATCCAAATCTTAACTTATTACCATTTAAAATAGAAGCAGAAAATATATTATCTTTGCAAGGAATAGAAAAAATGTCATCAGAGCAGTTTTTACAACAACATGATACAGAAATTCTAGTATTTTTACGTAATAACGTTGTTACTTATACAGCTCCAGTAAAGAAAATAAAAGAAAGATTGCAACTAGGTGGTTGA
- a CDS encoding imm11 family protein: MKYYIMYAETAVEEYFKPNDMLKDELMEGCLNSEFQYLNHEAIESEISEDGGLEFPDFVISGCVPLISDKFKRLLDDLKVDNLFYKPIIFTFNSLGIKEYYYLALPPRINCLNWDESNIQAEENEFLTEGELIQEAEDIVINDYAVGNYKIFKLANVTNQEIIVTEEIKNIIEEAKLENVYFAELKGVD; the protein is encoded by the coding sequence ATGAAATATTATATAATGTATGCTGAAACAGCAGTAGAAGAATATTTTAAACCAAATGATATGCTTAAAGATGAACTCATGGAAGGCTGTTTGAATTCTGAATTCCAATATTTAAATCATGAAGCTATAGAAAGTGAGATTTCAGAAGATGGTGGTTTGGAGTTTCCAGATTTTGTGATAAGTGGATGTGTGCCATTAATTTCAGATAAATTTAAGCGATTGCTAGATGATTTAAAGGTAGATAATTTATTCTATAAACCAATAATATTTACATTTAATTCTCTTGGTATAAAAGAATATTATTATTTAGCATTGCCTCCACGGATAAATTGTTTAAATTGGGATGAAAGTAATATACAAGCAGAAGAAAATGAGTTTTTAACTGAAGGAGAATTAATACAAGAGGCAGAAGATATAGTAATTAACGATTATGCAGTGGGAAATTATAAAATCTTTAAGTTAGCAAATGTAACTAATCAAGAAATTATAGTTACAGAAGAAATAAAGAACATTATAGAAGAAGCAAAATTGGAAAATGTATATTTTGCTGAATTGAAAGGAGTAGATTGA
- a CDS encoding ubiquinol-cytochrome C chaperone family protein has translation MDDFNVLDEMTNEELDVIVKLIVEKGWQTESLSKDNDYKKYCPDHKKYVDKIKNELSLMGGDTIANVARFLMGKSSSISYREMLKDVCKKLKIEYEESMLDEELERDLLATVLKRAFDKLSDVEKNVLLEILGENSNEVTLNNLFYKIFADDNEKKYILSVLVSNTLAKTICGKDLSLLNDIKTINELKVLTSPLSSILMNVDKTYDITGPAYRITLPAIVYMASMKQIKNADENKTSFWDLF, from the coding sequence ATGGATGATTTTAATGTTTTGGATGAAATGACAAATGAAGAATTAGATGTGATTGTGAAGCTTATTGTTGAAAAAGGATGGCAAACAGAAAGTTTATCAAAAGATAATGATTATAAAAAGTATTGCCCAGACCATAAAAAATATGTAGATAAAATAAAAAATGAACTTAGTTTAATGGGTGGAGATACTATCGCTAATGTAGCACGTTTTCTTATGGGAAAGAGTTCAAGTATATCTTATAGGGAAATGCTAAAAGATGTTTGTAAAAAATTAAAAATAGAATATGAAGAAAGTATGCTTGATGAAGAATTAGAGCGTGATTTATTAGCAACAGTTTTAAAGAGAGCTTTTGATAAGTTATCAGATGTAGAGAAAAATGTACTCCTTGAAATTTTAGGAGAAAATTCTAATGAAGTAACTTTAAACAATTTATTTTATAAGATTTTTGCAGATGATAATGAGAAAAAATATATTTTATCTGTGTTGGTAAGTAATACATTAGCGAAAACAATATGTGGTAAAGATTTATCTTTATTAAATGATATAAAAACTATAAATGAGTTAAAGGTATTGACTTCACCATTGAGTTCGATATTGATGAACGTAGATAAGACCTATGATATAACGGGACCAGCGTATAGAATAACGCTTCCAGCTATTGTGTATATGGCATCTATGAAGCAAATTAAAAATGCAGATGAAAATAAAACATCTTTTTGGGATTTGTTTTAA
- a CDS encoding coiled-coil domain-containing protein: MIFENVGVSMGDIKIKKKLVNFIEECIERYIDEHLVDLKRKILNLDGFKSDEEYKNLQSQYSQIKDENGNLQRYIDDLHEEKNELEHKKEILEVELEENKEKIYKLKEDFYKSMEHKCKKNDVLKISLNECEERLSKINEENDILKEKLIKYETNLDRANNAINDIKNEAGKMIDSMKEKIKEAQQQKEILDYFSNRYGEIDSMFKTYQQLNEDIRDELQGIFGNADTPVMFFCNALQENHLDNFWDYISNKINSGKIDRNIEKSLCKLFDFCFDMVNNSQQKPLYKRLQVQKGFDFDNTYMIKTTDSSQLGNVKEVKLAGYVYTLSNKIVRRSLVQVESED; this comes from the coding sequence ATGATATTTGAAAATGTGGGTGTTAGTATGGGCGATATAAAGATAAAAAAGAAATTAGTTAATTTTATTGAAGAATGTATTGAACGATATATTGATGAGCATTTAGTAGATTTAAAGAGAAAAATATTAAATTTAGATGGTTTTAAAAGTGATGAGGAATATAAAAATTTGCAATCTCAATATAGTCAAATAAAAGATGAAAATGGAAATTTGCAAAGATATATTGATGATTTACATGAAGAAAAAAATGAGTTAGAACATAAAAAAGAAATTTTAGAAGTAGAATTAGAAGAGAATAAAGAAAAGATATATAAGTTAAAAGAAGATTTTTATAAATCAATGGAACATAAGTGTAAAAAAAATGATGTATTAAAAATATCGTTGAATGAATGTGAAGAAAGGCTAAGTAAAATAAATGAAGAAAATGATATATTAAAAGAAAAATTAATTAAATATGAAACAAATCTTGATAGAGCGAATAATGCAATTAATGATATAAAAAATGAAGCTGGAAAAATGATTGATAGTATGAAAGAAAAAATAAAAGAAGCACAACAGCAAAAAGAAATACTAGATTATTTTTCAAATCGCTATGGTGAGATAGATAGTATGTTTAAAACATATCAGCAGCTAAACGAAGATATTCGTGATGAATTGCAAGGAATTTTTGGCAATGCTGATACACCTGTAATGTTTTTTTGCAATGCATTGCAGGAAAATCACTTAGATAACTTTTGGGATTACATAAGTAATAAGATAAATAGTGGAAAAATTGATAGAAATATAGAAAAAAGCTTATGTAAGTTATTTGATTTCTGTTTTGATATGGTAAATAATAGTCAACAAAAACCTTTGTATAAGCGATTGCAAGTACAAAAAGGCTTTGATTTTGATAATACGTATATGATAAAAACTACAGATAGTAGTCAATTAGGAAATGTAAAAGAAGTAAAATTAGCAGGATATGTATATACCTTAAGCAATAAAATAGTAAGACGTAGCTTAGTGCAAGTAGAAAGCGAGGATTAA